In Alphaproteobacteria bacterium, a genomic segment contains:
- a CDS encoding spore coat protein U domain-containing protein produces the protein MKRLLLALFLLVASVPSAFAAIACTVATNSVAFGIYDPTSGVDKTSNGSVTVTCLIVVGLSGSVAYNIHFAPGNGSYASRALKSGSLTLNYNLYTDAGLSQVWGDGTGSSGRISDSYSIPLVGSIVSYNVYGKIPARQNPGMGSFTDSMIVTVNY, from the coding sequence ATGAAACGCCTTCTTCTCGCCCTGTTCTTGCTGGTCGCGTCGGTGCCAAGCGCTTTCGCGGCGATCGCCTGCACGGTCGCGACCAATTCGGTCGCCTTCGGCATCTACGATCCGACCAGCGGCGTCGATAAGACCAGCAACGGCAGCGTGACCGTCACGTGCCTGATCGTGGTCGGGCTGTCGGGCTCGGTCGCCTACAACATCCATTTTGCGCCGGGCAACGGCAGCTACGCGTCGCGCGCGCTGAAATCCGGTTCGCTGACGCTCAACTACAACCTCTACACCGATGCCGGGCTTTCGCAGGTTTGGGGCGACGGCACCGGTTCGAGCGGCCGGATCAGCGACAGCTATTCGATCCCGCTCGTGGGTTCGATCGTTTCCTACAACGTCTACGGCAAGATTCCGGCGCGGCAGAACCCTGGAATGGGCAGCTTCACCGACAGCATGATCGTCACCGTCAACTACTGA